The DNA segment TCCGGCACCAAAATCGTAACTGTTTGGGATGAGCGCGATAAACGATTGAAGCGCTACGGTGTTTTTCTGTTTGGGCTTTCCGCCACCGGCAAATCGACTTGGTCGTGCCATCAATTGGGGCTTGACCATGATAAGAAAGAGGGCACCGAGGTCGCTCAGGATGATATTGCATTCCTGCGCCGGGATGGTTCGGCTTATGGCTCTGAGGCGAATTTCTTTGTTAAGACCGACGTGCAGGAAAAACTTCAGGAAGCGATGTACTGGTCTCTTGTTGATAAAACAGCATTATATGAAAACGTTATGGTTGACGCCGCCGGCAATCCGGATTTTCTCGATGAGAATCTTTGCGGCAACGGACGGGCGGTTATTCGCAAAGATAAGCTTAAGGTGAAGCGCGGCCGCAAGCTTGTCCGCATCGATTCACCCAGCGTAAACCTGCCGCCATTATCCGAGTTGGATGGTTTGGTTTTCGCTTTTATCACTCGACGGAATACCATTATGCCATTCGGTATGAAATTGACTCCCGAGCAGGGTGTGCTGGCATATCTTTGGGGCGAATCATCGCACAGCGCCGCCTCAGAACCAGATAAAGCCGGAGAGTCTGTCAGAACTGTTGGCACCGACCCGTTTATCGTTGGGTCGTTAGCCGCCAAGGTAAATAAATTTTATGATATCGTTATGGATTTGGTAAATGATTTCCCGGGCAAGGTTCATTTTTATCAATATAATACCGGCGGCATCGGCGAAATACTCGAAAAGAGTGAAGTTAATGGCAAAATAATCAAAAATCTTGTTCGAAAAGTCAAACGCGTGCCTATTAATGTGATGGCGGCGATTCAGCGCGGCGATTTGCGCGGCACTAACCAATATATTCCCGGCCGTCTCGGCGTGCTCGAGATAAAATCATGTGCTGATGCCAACCTTGATGAGTACAACCCCGACAAGTATTA comes from the Candidatus Zixiibacteriota bacterium genome and includes:
- a CDS encoding phosphoenolpyruvate carboxykinase (ATP), which translates into the protein MSDIYKVEEYQRFADNLKAVLDGPNIKSFKLNQLRKHALETGRQTSNGAWSWRSSVSSRIGPKTVYLGGEKVRLPKPTELHKSIIENAPDELHKVLHLMRTLPFIHLRRQMANNSEYNPICNLYISVADKTNFRLAYMWGNTMFDPSKRPGPEFTMIHIPEEHHLRQQVLSIPEHNINIALGTDYMGENKKGFLRQAMWFADELGMLGLHSGTKIVTVWDERDKRLKRYGVFLFGLSATGKSTWSCHQLGLDHDKKEGTEVAQDDIAFLRRDGSAYGSEANFFVKTDVQEKLQEAMYWSLVDKTALYENVMVDAAGNPDFLDENLCGNGRAVIRKDKLKVKRGRKLVRIDSPSVNLPPLSELDGLVFAFITRRNTIMPFGMKLTPEQGVLAYLWGESSHSAASEPDKAGESVRTVGTDPFIVGSLAAKVNKFYDIVMDLVNDFPGKVHFYQYNTGGIGEILEKSEVNGKIIKNLVRKVKRVPINVMAAIQRGDLRGTNQYIPGRLGVLEIKSCADANLDEYNPDKYYSKDQIDAYVKDLVDGRRDYTEFIASQGLKQEIIDSAEESFSIAGGKKAKVSVPDIPQEKTKEEKPSDKIHELPDIKWETKSRPRRNRMGRY